The following coding sequences are from one Pigmentibacter sp. JX0631 window:
- a CDS encoding phospho-sugar mutase translates to MLQETLNELSSSNFSMLNDCFDKISTWLKDSSITEEDKQEILTLIKNKKTEELRDRFYRDLEFGTGGMRGVIGMGANRLNKYVIRRAVQGVANYIKKFGSEGCSRGVAIAHDSRHFSNEFAKEAASVLAANGIKAFLFPTLQTTPCLSFAIRKLNCISGFCITASHNPPQYNGIKVYWDYGSQIIPPQDEEILSHVFALKNYSEAKCISFNQGVDQGLIHYISDEILNNYFDDLNNLSILKNNSNKDFEIVYTPLHGTGKIPTLRALNNFGFKNVFVVPEQAEPNGNFPTVKKPNPEEADALSLAISYATARKSQYVFATDPDSDRLGIAVYDPIMAKGLLKSQAKDDFIILNGNQTASLLIDFILKTRKNSGTLKPQHKIVKTIVTSDLVANICSTYGVECFNTLTGFKWIAGLVQKWEKEKNGFEYLFGTEESFGYMPNNNVRDKDAIGAMCQAAEMLAFLTAQNKSPCEYLFEIFAKYGAWQEHLINVDLYGEEGSRKIAQMMQTMREKPIQEWCGEKVVNIIDYLTPEVQNKYQIAKSNVLQFLLADGSKISMRPSGTEPKLKFYLSVCTKETDTKVAYQKTLNKIDILSKEVHRFINLF, encoded by the coding sequence ATGTTGCAAGAAACATTAAATGAATTATCATCATCAAATTTTTCAATGCTAAATGATTGTTTTGATAAAATTTCTACTTGGCTAAAAGACTCCTCAATAACTGAAGAAGATAAACAAGAAATTCTTACATTAATTAAGAATAAAAAGACGGAAGAATTACGTGACAGATTTTATCGTGATCTTGAATTTGGCACCGGAGGTATGCGTGGTGTCATAGGGATGGGGGCAAATCGTTTAAATAAATATGTCATTCGTCGAGCCGTACAAGGTGTTGCAAATTATATTAAAAAATTTGGTTCTGAAGGATGTTCAAGAGGAGTTGCTATTGCCCATGATTCAAGACATTTTTCCAATGAGTTTGCAAAAGAAGCGGCTAGTGTTTTAGCTGCTAATGGCATTAAAGCTTTTTTATTTCCAACTCTACAAACAACTCCTTGTTTATCTTTTGCAATAAGAAAATTGAATTGTATCAGTGGTTTTTGTATTACAGCGAGCCACAATCCTCCGCAATATAATGGAATTAAAGTTTATTGGGATTATGGTTCACAAATTATTCCACCTCAAGATGAAGAAATTCTTTCCCACGTTTTTGCATTAAAAAATTATTCTGAAGCGAAATGCATTTCTTTTAATCAAGGTGTTGATCAAGGTTTAATCCATTATATTAGTGATGAAATATTAAATAATTATTTTGATGATTTAAATAATTTAAGTATATTAAAAAATAATTCTAACAAAGATTTTGAAATTGTTTATACTCCTTTACATGGTACTGGTAAAATTCCAACATTACGTGCGTTAAATAATTTTGGTTTTAAAAATGTCTTTGTTGTTCCTGAGCAAGCAGAGCCAAATGGTAATTTTCCAACTGTAAAAAAACCTAATCCTGAAGAAGCTGATGCATTATCCCTTGCAATTTCTTATGCAACTGCAAGAAAATCACAATATGTATTTGCAACAGATCCCGATTCAGATAGACTTGGTATAGCTGTTTATGATCCAATTATGGCAAAAGGTTTACTGAAATCTCAAGCTAAAGATGACTTTATAATTTTAAATGGAAACCAAACAGCTAGTTTACTTATAGATTTTATATTAAAGACTAGAAAAAATAGTGGAACTTTAAAACCTCAACATAAAATAGTAAAAACTATTGTTACTTCAGATTTAGTTGCAAATATTTGTTCTACTTATGGAGTTGAATGTTTCAATACTCTTACAGGGTTTAAGTGGATAGCTGGCTTAGTACAAAAATGGGAAAAAGAAAAAAATGGGTTTGAATATCTGTTTGGTACAGAAGAAAGTTTTGGGTATATGCCCAACAACAATGTAAGGGATAAAGATGCCATTGGTGCAATGTGCCAAGCCGCTGAAATGCTTGCCTTCCTTACTGCACAAAACAAATCTCCATGTGAGTATCTATTTGAAATTTTTGCAAAATATGGTGCTTGGCAAGAACATCTAATCAATGTTGATTTATACGGAGAAGAAGGTTCTCGTAAAATTGCCCAAATGATGCAAACAATGCGAGAAAAGCCTATTCAGGAATGGTGTGGCGAAAAAGTAGTTAATATTATTGATTACTTAACTCCAGAAGTACAAAACAAATACCAAATTGCTAAATCTAATGTTTTGCAATTTTTACTTGCTGATGGAAGTAAAATATCTATGCGTCCTAGTGGGACTGAGCCAAAACTCAAATTTTATCTATCCGTTTGTACTAAAGAAACTGATACTAAGGTAGCATATCAAAAAACTTTAAATAAAATTGATATTTTATCGAAAGAAGTTCATCGTTTTATCAATCTTTTTTAA